One genomic window of Desulfuromonas sp. AOP6 includes the following:
- a CDS encoding ABC transporter ATP-binding protein — MDPTLREKPLPAVFQARDLTKVYAMGEMEVQALRGVDFDLHEGEFVVLLGPSGSGKSTLLNILGGLDVPTSGQVRYRDHDLTTYDDGALTRYRRDHVGFVFQFYNLIPSLTARENVALITEIAANPMSPEEALKLVNLGERMDHFPSQMSGGEQQRVAIARAIAKRPEVLLCDEPTGALDVQTGILVLEVIEKVNRELGTTTAVITHNAVIASMADRIVHLSDGRIVREEHNRERVAAQRLQW; from the coding sequence ATGGACCCAACGCTACGGGAGAAGCCCTTGCCTGCTGTTTTTCAGGCCCGCGACCTGACCAAAGTCTATGCCATGGGCGAGATGGAGGTGCAGGCGCTGCGCGGTGTCGACTTTGATCTGCACGAAGGGGAGTTCGTGGTACTGCTCGGCCCGTCGGGCAGCGGCAAATCGACCCTGCTCAACATCCTGGGCGGCCTCGATGTGCCGACGAGCGGGCAGGTGCGCTACCGCGACCATGACCTTACCACCTACGACGATGGGGCTCTCACCCGCTACCGGCGCGATCACGTCGGTTTCGTCTTCCAGTTCTACAATCTCATCCCCAGTCTGACCGCGCGGGAAAACGTGGCTCTCATCACCGAAATCGCGGCGAATCCCATGTCGCCCGAAGAAGCCTTGAAGCTGGTGAACCTGGGGGAGCGCATGGATCACTTTCCGTCTCAGATGTCTGGCGGCGAACAGCAGCGTGTCGCCATCGCACGGGCTATCGCCAAGCGGCCGGAGGTGCTGCTGTGTGACGAGCCGACGGGAGCCCTCGATGTACAAACGGGCATCCTGGTGCTGGAGGTGATCGAAAAGGTCAATCGGGAACTCGGCACCACCACCGCCGTCATTACCCACAACGCCGTCATCGCGTCCATGGCCGACCGCATCGTTCACCTCTCCGACGGCCGTATTGTCCGGGAAGAGCACAACCGGGAGCGCGTCGCGGCCCAGCGCCTGCAATGGTGA
- a CDS encoding FtsX-like permease family protein, whose protein sequence is MGILQTKLRRDLLQMKSQALAIALVMACGIATFVMSLSTLQSLERTLDSYYEQYGFAQVFTHLKRAPQALASRLAHIPGVARLETRVVAQVTLDIAGLSEPATGRLTSLPEGRQPQLNRLHLREGRLPTPQRRGEVLVNQRFAEAHGLHPGDRVQAILNGRRQALVIVGVALSPEYVYQIRPGELIPDDRRFGVFWMGYDDLAAAFDLEGAFNDVSLTLEPGTMAAEVRQRLDEATAEYGGQGAYSREDQMSHKLVSNEMTQLRGMALIPPTIFLTVAAFLLNVVLSRLISIQREQIAALKAFGYSRLEVGLHYLRFGLAISVAGAVLGTAAGAWFGRGMTRMYARFFSFPVFDYHLGLEVALIALLVSGGTAALGVYGSVRKAVELPPAEAMRPEPPAAFRPTVVERLGLQRFLTQGARMILRQLERRPFKALFSCLGIALAVAVMILGSFSEDIIEHLIDFQFFQAQRQDMTVTLVEPADGRALTALAHLPGVRRAEPVRTVPVRLIFGHRSRLLAITGLPPDATLLRPLNRDGQPVFLPEQGLVLSAALAELLGVNPGQNVQVEVLEGNRPVRQLMVAALVEDYTGTSAYMRLRTLQQLMGEEDSISGANLLVDSRFEEELYHRLKNTPAVAGVTLKRGALESFRKTMAENLLRMRLFNMIFASIIAFGVVYNSMRVALSERSRELATLRVIGFTRTEISWLLLGEAGLLTLLAIPLGLVIGTGFAALATWALQTEVLRFSLVVDPSTYGTAALVILLAAVASGLVVRRRLDRLDLIAVLKARE, encoded by the coding sequence ATGGGGATTCTGCAGACAAAACTACGCCGCGATCTGCTGCAGATGAAAAGTCAGGCCCTGGCCATCGCCCTGGTCATGGCCTGCGGCATTGCCACCTTCGTCATGTCTCTGTCGACCCTGCAATCGCTGGAACGCACCCTGGACTCTTATTATGAGCAGTATGGCTTCGCCCAGGTTTTCACTCATCTCAAGCGCGCCCCACAGGCCCTGGCCTCACGTCTGGCCCATATCCCGGGAGTGGCCCGGCTGGAGACCCGGGTCGTCGCCCAGGTGACCCTCGACATCGCCGGTCTGAGCGAACCGGCGACCGGACGGCTGACTTCCCTTCCCGAAGGCAGACAACCCCAGCTCAACCGTCTGCACCTGCGGGAAGGACGGCTGCCCACGCCCCAGCGACGGGGGGAAGTGCTGGTCAACCAGCGCTTTGCCGAGGCCCATGGACTCCATCCCGGCGACAGGGTGCAGGCGATCCTCAACGGCCGCCGCCAGGCCTTGGTCATCGTGGGAGTCGCCCTCTCGCCCGAATACGTCTATCAGATCCGCCCGGGGGAACTCATCCCCGACGATCGGCGCTTTGGTGTCTTCTGGATGGGCTACGATGACCTGGCCGCCGCCTTTGACCTGGAAGGGGCCTTCAACGACGTCAGTCTCACCCTGGAGCCGGGAACCATGGCAGCGGAGGTGCGGCAGCGGTTGGATGAGGCGACGGCGGAATACGGGGGGCAGGGGGCTTACAGCCGGGAGGACCAGATGTCCCACAAATTGGTCTCCAACGAGATGACCCAGCTACGTGGCATGGCCCTGATTCCACCCACCATTTTCCTGACGGTGGCGGCTTTCCTCCTCAACGTGGTGCTTAGCCGCCTGATCAGCATCCAAAGGGAACAGATCGCCGCCCTGAAAGCCTTCGGCTACAGTCGTCTGGAGGTCGGTCTGCACTACCTGCGCTTCGGCCTGGCCATTTCCGTGGCCGGGGCCGTCCTGGGAACGGCGGCAGGGGCCTGGTTCGGGCGGGGGATGACACGGATGTATGCCCGCTTTTTCAGTTTCCCCGTTTTCGACTACCACCTGGGACTCGAGGTGGCCCTGATCGCCCTGCTGGTGAGCGGCGGCACCGCCGCCCTCGGCGTTTACGGCTCAGTGCGAAAGGCGGTGGAACTTCCTCCGGCCGAGGCTATGCGCCCTGAGCCGCCGGCCGCCTTCCGTCCCACCGTCGTCGAGCGCCTGGGCTTGCAGCGATTTCTGACTCAGGGCGCCCGGATGATTCTGAGACAACTCGAACGCCGGCCTTTCAAGGCCCTGTTTTCCTGTTTGGGCATCGCTCTGGCCGTGGCCGTCATGATCCTTGGCAGCTTTTCGGAAGATATTATTGAGCACCTCATCGATTTTCAGTTCTTTCAGGCGCAGAGGCAGGACATGACGGTCACCCTGGTGGAACCCGCCGACGGTCGCGCCCTGACGGCTCTCGCCCACCTGCCCGGTGTACGCCGGGCCGAACCGGTGCGCACCGTCCCCGTGCGCCTGATCTTCGGCCATCGTTCGCGTCTGCTGGCCATCACCGGATTGCCCCCCGACGCCACCCTGCTGCGGCCTCTCAACCGCGATGGTCAGCCTGTCTTCCTGCCGGAACAGGGTCTGGTCCTCTCAGCGGCCCTGGCCGAATTGCTGGGGGTGAATCCCGGGCAGAACGTGCAGGTCGAAGTGCTGGAAGGGAACAGGCCGGTGCGGCAGCTCATGGTTGCGGCCCTGGTCGAGGACTATACCGGCACCTCGGCCTATATGCGCCTGCGCACTCTCCAGCAGCTGATGGGGGAGGAAGATTCCATCTCCGGTGCCAATCTCCTGGTCGACAGCCGTTTCGAAGAGGAGCTGTACCATCGCCTCAAAAACACCCCGGCGGTGGCCGGAGTCACCCTGAAGCGGGGCGCCCTGGAGAGTTTCCGGAAAACCATGGCGGAAAACCTGCTCCGCATGCGCCTATTCAACATGATTTTCGCCAGCATTATCGCCTTCGGAGTGGTATACAATAGTATGCGTGTCGCTCTATCCGAACGCAGCCGTGAGCTCGCCACCTTACGGGTGATCGGATTTACCCGGACGGAGATTTCCTGGCTGCTGCTGGGAGAGGCAGGTTTGCTGACCCTGCTTGCCATCCCCCTGGGACTGGTGATCGGCACTGGGTTCGCCGCCCTGGCCACCTGGGCTCTGCAGACGGAGGTCCTGCGGTTTTCCCTCGTGGTCGATCCGTCCACCTACGGCACGGCCGCCCTCGTGATTCTCCTTGCGGCTGTGGCTTCGGGACTGGTCGTGCGGCGCAGACTGGACCGGCTCGACCTCATTGCCGTCCTCAAAGCCAGGGAGTAA
- a CDS encoding HlyD family efflux transporter periplasmic adaptor subunit — protein sequence MTPTIRRRLWLALLILILGGLFAYAFVPRPVEVEVVEAKEGALQISIDEDGKTRVKERYTLAAPLAGRLLRIDLDPGDQVEAGKTMLALIEPAVPALLDERTLAQSEARVKAAEAALNRSLANQNSADQHRRQAEAIAQRLQKLFDQQMISCQEFDDASYAWQTAREDHRAALFAVQIAGAELTQAKAALLRLRELTPGEPQNAFPLLAPADGQVLRVLQESATIVTPSTPLVEVGNAEDLEVVIDVLSSDAVRIRPGQRVLFEQWGGGEALTGRVRLVEPAAYTKVSALGVEEQRVDIVVDLETPPESRPTLGDGYRVEARIMVWEGDKVLKVPSGALFRRDGQWSVFVVDGKRAHLRTLRAGQSNGLETEILAGLEAAEKMILHPGDKVTDGVRVQMRR from the coding sequence ATGACCCCGACCATCCGCCGGCGCCTTTGGCTGGCCCTCCTTATCCTGATTCTCGGCGGGCTTTTCGCCTATGCCTTTGTACCCCGTCCCGTCGAGGTTGAAGTCGTTGAGGCCAAAGAGGGTGCCCTGCAGATCAGCATCGACGAGGATGGCAAGACCCGTGTCAAAGAGCGCTACACCCTGGCCGCCCCCCTGGCCGGGCGTCTTCTCCGTATCGATCTCGATCCCGGCGATCAGGTTGAGGCCGGCAAGACGATGCTGGCCCTGATTGAACCCGCTGTTCCCGCCCTGCTCGATGAGCGGACCCTCGCCCAGAGTGAGGCCCGGGTCAAAGCAGCGGAAGCGGCCTTGAACCGCAGCCTGGCCAACCAGAACAGTGCGGATCAACACCGCCGGCAGGCTGAGGCCATAGCCCAGCGCCTCCAGAAACTCTTCGACCAGCAGATGATCTCCTGCCAGGAGTTCGATGACGCCTCCTATGCCTGGCAGACGGCCCGCGAGGATCACAGGGCGGCTCTTTTTGCCGTGCAGATCGCTGGGGCCGAACTGACCCAGGCCAAAGCGGCCCTGCTGCGCCTGCGTGAACTCACGCCGGGCGAACCGCAGAACGCCTTCCCGCTGCTGGCGCCCGCCGACGGGCAGGTCCTGAGGGTTCTGCAGGAAAGTGCCACAATCGTGACTCCCAGTACGCCCCTGGTGGAAGTGGGAAACGCCGAAGATCTTGAAGTCGTCATCGATGTTCTCTCCAGCGATGCCGTCCGCATCCGACCGGGTCAGCGCGTCTTGTTCGAACAGTGGGGGGGAGGCGAGGCCCTGACTGGACGCGTGCGCCTGGTGGAACCGGCGGCCTATACCAAGGTTTCGGCCCTGGGCGTGGAGGAGCAGCGGGTCGACATCGTGGTCGATCTGGAGACGCCACCTGAGAGCCGACCCACCCTGGGAGACGGCTATCGGGTCGAGGCCCGCATCATGGTCTGGGAAGGGGATAAAGTGCTGAAGGTGCCTTCCGGCGCCCTCTTCCGCCGCGACGGCCAGTGGTCCGTCTTCGTCGTCGACGGCAAACGCGCCCACCTGCGCACCCTCAGGGCCGGCCAGAGCAACGGCCTGGAGACGGAAATCCTGGCCGGACTGGAGGCTGCCGAGAAGATGATCCTGCACCCCGGCGACAAGGTCACCGACGGGGTTCGTGTGCAGATGCGACGCTGA
- a CDS encoding helicase HerA-like domain-containing protein — protein sequence MTEPLQFTIGAAAGAPVNQLAAMCNRHGLITGATGTGKTVTLQILAESFSRLGVPVFAADIKGDLSGLAAAGKPHPKIDERLAQIPLDSFQLRPCPTLFWDIHGDKGQPVRTTLSEMGPLLLSNLLELNDTQAGVLYAGFKIADDEGLLLLDLKDLRALLSWMAENAGTLRQEYGNLSPASIGAIQRKLLVLESQGADLFFGEPALVLGDLMQTDFSGQGVISLLDATRLYAQAPRVYTTFLLWLLSELFENLPEVGDADKPKMVFFFDEAHLLFDQAPKVLLDKIEQVVRLIRSKGVGIFFITQSPLDIPEDILGQLGLKIQHALRAFTPRDRKVIRAVAQTFADNPAFDTEEAITDLSTGEALVSTLSAKGAPLPVQRTLIRPPESRIGPLSEEERRERLERSPLKGRYDAPVDRESAYEILKQRAERQQVETPATPPSKPAGRSRQSLGEAFMKSAARTIGNQVGRQIMRGVLGTLFGGGKR from the coding sequence ATGACCGAGCCCCTGCAGTTCACCATCGGCGCCGCCGCCGGCGCACCTGTCAACCAGCTGGCCGCCATGTGCAATCGGCACGGCCTCATTACCGGGGCCACCGGCACCGGCAAAACCGTCACCCTGCAGATTCTGGCCGAGAGCTTCTCCCGCCTGGGAGTGCCCGTCTTCGCCGCCGACATCAAGGGCGACCTCTCCGGCCTGGCTGCCGCCGGCAAACCCCACCCGAAAATCGACGAGCGACTGGCCCAGATTCCCCTCGACAGTTTCCAGCTGCGCCCCTGTCCCACCCTCTTCTGGGATATTCACGGCGACAAGGGGCAGCCGGTGCGCACCACCCTCAGCGAGATGGGGCCGTTGCTGCTGAGCAATCTGCTCGAGCTGAACGATACCCAGGCCGGCGTCCTCTATGCCGGCTTCAAGATTGCCGACGACGAAGGGCTGCTTTTGCTCGACCTCAAGGATCTGCGCGCCCTGCTCAGCTGGATGGCCGAGAACGCCGGCACCCTGCGCCAGGAATACGGCAATCTCTCGCCCGCCAGCATCGGCGCCATCCAGCGCAAGCTCCTCGTCCTGGAAAGCCAGGGAGCCGACCTCTTCTTCGGTGAACCGGCCCTGGTCCTCGGGGACCTCATGCAGACCGATTTTTCCGGGCAGGGCGTCATCAGCCTGCTTGACGCCACCCGCCTCTACGCCCAGGCGCCGCGCGTCTACACCACCTTTCTGCTCTGGCTGCTCTCTGAACTCTTTGAAAATCTCCCTGAGGTGGGCGATGCCGACAAGCCGAAGATGGTCTTCTTCTTTGATGAAGCCCACCTGCTCTTCGACCAGGCCCCCAAGGTCCTGCTCGACAAAATCGAACAGGTCGTCCGTCTCATCCGCTCCAAGGGGGTCGGCATTTTCTTCATTACCCAAAGCCCCCTCGATATCCCCGAGGACATTCTGGGCCAGCTGGGCCTGAAAATTCAGCACGCCCTGCGCGCCTTCACCCCGCGCGACCGCAAGGTCATCCGCGCCGTAGCTCAGACCTTTGCCGATAATCCGGCCTTCGATACCGAAGAAGCCATTACCGACCTCAGCACCGGCGAAGCCCTGGTCTCCACCCTCAGCGCCAAGGGGGCACCGTTGCCGGTACAGCGCACCCTCATCCGTCCGCCCGAATCGCGCATCGGTCCCTTGAGCGAGGAGGAACGCCGCGAGCGCCTCGAGCGCTCCCCCCTCAAGGGACGTTACGATGCGCCGGTCGATCGCGAGTCGGCCTACGAAATTCTCAAGCAGCGCGCCGAAAGACAGCAGGTGGAGACCCCGGCGACACCACCGTCCAAACCGGCAGGGCGTTCCCGCCAGAGTCTGGGCGAAGCCTTTATGAAAAGCGCCGCCCGCACCATCGGCAATCAGGTGGGCCGACAGATCATGCGCGGCGTTCTCGGCACGCTTTTTGGTGGAGGAAAGCGCTGA
- a CDS encoding sensor domain-containing diguanylate cyclase → MTHIGLDYQSIFDHLYDGVYFVDHDRRITYWNPAAELITGFTAAEVVGKHCSDNILMHVDEKGVNLCENGCPLALTLQDSNYREAEFFLHHKKGHRVPVAIRISPLKDLDGKLVGAVELFSDSSPKKAIMQQVTELTKLAMLDNLTQLANRRYLEMELQARLDEFKRYHMPFALVFMDIDHFKKLNDTHGHNAGDQVLQMVAKTLSINARSFDLVGRWGGEEFVAILRNVDREAMQQIADRFRNLVAKASLQYGGENLQITISLGGTLAIPGDTMESLVQRADALMYHSKNHGRNRLSIDMDKEGIVPCHGGSDDCQKPPCGDHPDNSKGSSR, encoded by the coding sequence ATGACCCATATCGGTCTCGACTATCAATCCATTTTCGACCATCTGTATGACGGGGTCTACTTTGTCGACCACGATCGCCGTATCACCTACTGGAACCCGGCCGCCGAATTGATTACCGGCTTCACGGCCGCCGAGGTTGTGGGCAAGCACTGCTCCGACAACATTCTCATGCATGTCGATGAGAAGGGTGTCAACCTCTGTGAAAATGGCTGTCCCCTGGCCCTGACCCTGCAAGACTCCAACTACAGGGAAGCCGAGTTTTTTCTTCACCACAAAAAAGGTCACCGGGTTCCCGTGGCCATCCGCATCTCGCCCCTCAAAGATCTGGACGGTAAGCTCGTCGGAGCGGTGGAACTTTTTTCCGACTCCAGTCCGAAAAAGGCGATCATGCAGCAGGTCACCGAGCTGACCAAGCTGGCCATGCTCGACAACCTGACCCAGTTGGCCAACCGTCGCTACCTCGAGATGGAACTGCAAGCCCGCCTGGACGAGTTCAAGCGCTACCACATGCCGTTCGCCCTGGTCTTTATGGATATCGATCACTTCAAGAAACTCAATGATACTCACGGACACAACGCCGGGGACCAGGTCCTGCAGATGGTGGCCAAGACCCTGAGCATAAACGCCCGCTCTTTCGACCTGGTTGGCCGCTGGGGTGGCGAGGAGTTTGTCGCCATTCTGCGCAATGTTGACCGTGAGGCCATGCAGCAGATCGCCGACCGCTTCCGCAACCTGGTCGCCAAAGCCAGCCTGCAGTACGGTGGGGAAAACCTGCAGATCACTATTTCCCTCGGCGGCACGCTGGCCATCCCCGGGGATACGATGGAAAGTCTGGTTCAGCGTGCCGACGCGCTCATGTATCACAGCAAAAATCATGGACGAAACCGACTGAGCATCGACATGGACAAGGAGGGCATCGTTCCTTGCCATGGGGGCTCAGACGACTGCCAGAAGCCACCTTGTGGCGACCATCCAGACAATAGCAAGGGGTCAAGCCGATGA
- a CDS encoding PilZ domain-containing protein — MSERRNHERFDVSIDIKVMEEDGRTAIGVTQNFSDGGALVRVDLEPPPAVGAIMKLQIHDPGSAFERPVLKARVIRVSSEGIAFEVLQG, encoded by the coding sequence ATGAGCGAGCGACGTAACCACGAGCGTTTTGATGTGAGCATCGATATCAAGGTCATGGAAGAGGATGGGCGCACGGCCATCGGCGTCACCCAGAATTTCAGTGACGGCGGCGCTTTGGTCCGCGTCGACCTTGAGCCGCCCCCGGCTGTCGGTGCCATCATGAAGCTGCAGATCCACGACCCGGGCAGCGCCTTTGAGCGGCCTGTACTCAAGGCGCGCGTCATCCGGGTTTCCTCCGAAGGCATTGCCTTCGAAGTGCTGCAGGGCTGA
- a CDS encoding LysE family transporter: MLTHLTLGTLLGLAAGFAPGPLLFLVLRESLHHGSPAGVRTALAPLISDPPIILLSFFLVAEIARYDFLLGIISLAGAALVGHLGWDSLKTAGVQVDLNQPASSSLRKGVLINILSPHPYLFWFTVGAPIILQALDEGPLATALFLGGFYFFLVGSKIFLAVLVGRSRDFLGSRAYLAIMRLLGVLLLLFAGRLLLDAGGFFL; encoded by the coding sequence ATGCTGACTCATCTGACCCTTGGCACCCTGCTGGGGCTTGCCGCCGGATTCGCCCCCGGACCTCTGCTTTTTCTCGTGCTGCGCGAAAGCCTGCATCACGGTAGCCCAGCCGGTGTTCGCACAGCCCTGGCTCCCCTGATTTCCGACCCTCCCATCATTCTGCTCAGCTTTTTTCTCGTTGCCGAAATCGCCCGTTACGACTTTCTCCTGGGCATCATCTCTCTCGCCGGCGCCGCCCTGGTAGGCCATCTCGGTTGGGACAGCCTCAAAACCGCCGGCGTCCAGGTCGACCTTAACCAGCCGGCCTCCTCCTCCCTGCGCAAGGGGGTTCTCATCAACATTCTCAGCCCGCACCCCTATCTTTTCTGGTTCACCGTCGGTGCCCCCATCATTTTGCAGGCCCTCGACGAAGGCCCTCTGGCCACGGCGCTGTTTCTCGGCGGTTTTTATTTTTTTCTGGTCGGTTCCAAGATCTTTCTGGCCGTTCTGGTCGGCCGTTCCCGCGACTTTCTTGGAAGCCGCGCCTACCTGGCCATCATGCGCCTGCTCGGCGTCCTTCTGCTTCTTTTCGCCGGCAGGCTGCTGCTGGACGCCGGCGGTTTTTTTCTCTGA
- a CDS encoding DUF169 domain-containing protein, translating to MKSRIAQAIDMQHQPVALLWSDSKPEGAVQFSPGKWGCVMWLAAGAAKGKAGACDRQTFGCVGGGVGLGFGDQYVTFPGGKDCFCHFLSSGNANWEQGRQAAEQLKPFMRPEAHDNFLHGERYLKTPELVENFIHNLPMTEVPKFYVLFKPLSSVDEKIETPEVVIFFVNPDQFAALTVLANYGRPDNENVIIPFAAGCQALGIYPYREAKRKHPRAVAGLIDLSARLQVRSQLGDNMLSMALPYPLYREMEANVAGSFLQRHTWKALVKEDS from the coding sequence ATGAAAAGCCGCATCGCCCAGGCCATTGACATGCAGCACCAACCCGTCGCCCTGCTCTGGAGCGACAGCAAGCCCGAAGGGGCTGTGCAGTTCAGCCCTGGCAAGTGGGGCTGTGTCATGTGGCTGGCCGCCGGTGCGGCCAAAGGCAAAGCCGGGGCCTGCGACCGCCAGACCTTCGGTTGCGTCGGCGGTGGCGTCGGCCTGGGTTTCGGCGACCAGTACGTCACCTTTCCCGGCGGCAAAGACTGCTTCTGCCACTTCCTCTCCTCGGGCAACGCCAACTGGGAGCAGGGGAGGCAGGCCGCCGAACAGCTCAAACCCTTCATGCGCCCCGAAGCCCATGACAACTTCCTGCACGGCGAACGCTACCTCAAAACCCCGGAGCTCGTGGAAAACTTCATTCACAACCTCCCCATGACCGAAGTCCCCAAATTCTACGTGCTCTTCAAGCCTCTGAGCAGCGTCGACGAAAAGATCGAAACTCCGGAAGTTGTCATCTTCTTCGTCAACCCCGACCAGTTTGCCGCCCTGACGGTACTCGCCAATTACGGCCGCCCTGACAATGAAAATGTCATCATTCCCTTTGCTGCCGGCTGTCAGGCCCTTGGTATTTACCCTTACCGCGAAGCAAAGCGGAAACATCCCCGGGCCGTGGCCGGCCTCATCGACCTGTCGGCCCGCCTGCAGGTACGCAGCCAGTTGGGGGACAACATGCTCAGCATGGCGCTCCCGTACCCTCTCTACCGCGAAATGGAAGCCAATGTTGCAGGCTCCTTCCTGCAGCGCCACACCTGGAAGGCCCTGGTGAAGGAAGACTCCTAA
- a CDS encoding DUF4492 domain-containing protein, which yields MVITRVYEFYRDGFRSMVLGKTLWKLMLFKLFIMFAIVKWLFFPNYLNTRFDTDVERANHVLENLTRSQDH from the coding sequence ATGGTCATCACACGCGTCTATGAATTCTACCGGGACGGCTTTCGCTCCATGGTGCTGGGTAAAACCCTATGGAAACTCATGCTTTTCAAGCTTTTCATCATGTTCGCCATCGTCAAATGGCTCTTTTTCCCCAATTATCTCAACACCCGCTTCGACACCGATGTCGAGCGGGCCAACCATGTCCTGGAAAATCTCACTCGCAGCCAGGACCATTAA
- a CDS encoding cytochrome ubiquinol oxidase subunit I, whose amino-acid sequence MLEQIDMSMVNWARGQFALTAMFHWIFVPLTLGLSFLLAFFESFYVKTGDEQWKRITKFWMRLFAVNFAIGIATGIILEFQFGTNWSNYSWMVGDIFGAPLAIEGIFAFFIEATFFAVMFFGWDRVSKKFHLFSTWMVAVGANLSALWILVANGWMQNPVGMKFNPDTARFEMENFWEVLGSPVAIGHFTHATSSGFLLASLFVVSISSWFLLKKRHVEMARRSIMVAAVFGLVSSAYVAFTGDETAYTAAQVQPMKLAAIEGLYQGEEGSSLAAVGLLRPDMKPGDKEDPYIFAIKIPYLLSLLANRDPHSFVPGINDLVYGNPEQNIIGVNDRMIEGKTAIEQLALYKEARASGDEAVASAALARFEATSQSLGYGYLSSPEQAVPPVALNFYSFRIMVALGTFFPLLFLAYLFFTFRGTIANQKWLLMVGVVSLFLGYIAQEAGWIVAEVGRQPWAIQGLLPVHVATSNLTTATVQTTFFMFLGLFTLLLIAEIRIMLKQIHIGPEGK is encoded by the coding sequence GTGCTGGAACAAATCGACATGTCCATGGTGAACTGGGCGCGCGGGCAGTTTGCCTTGACCGCCATGTTCCACTGGATCTTCGTCCCCTTGACATTGGGGCTCTCTTTTCTGCTGGCTTTTTTTGAGAGCTTCTATGTCAAGACCGGCGATGAACAGTGGAAACGCATCACAAAATTCTGGATGAGGCTTTTCGCTGTCAATTTTGCCATCGGCATCGCCACCGGCATCATCCTCGAATTCCAGTTCGGGACCAATTGGTCCAACTATTCCTGGATGGTCGGCGACATCTTCGGCGCACCGCTGGCCATTGAAGGAATTTTCGCCTTCTTCATCGAGGCGACCTTTTTTGCCGTCATGTTTTTCGGCTGGGATCGGGTTTCGAAAAAATTTCACCTTTTCTCCACCTGGATGGTGGCCGTCGGCGCCAACCTGTCGGCTCTGTGGATTCTTGTCGCCAACGGCTGGATGCAGAATCCCGTCGGCATGAAGTTCAACCCCGACACCGCCCGTTTCGAAATGGAGAACTTCTGGGAAGTCCTCGGTTCCCCCGTCGCCATCGGCCACTTTACTCACGCCACCAGCTCCGGTTTCCTTCTGGCCTCCCTCTTTGTGGTGAGTATTTCCAGCTGGTTCCTGCTCAAAAAACGGCATGTCGAAATGGCCAGACGCAGCATCATGGTCGCGGCAGTCTTCGGGCTTGTTTCATCGGCCTATGTCGCCTTCACCGGCGATGAAACCGCCTATACCGCCGCCCAGGTGCAGCCCATGAAACTCGCCGCTATCGAAGGCCTTTACCAGGGCGAGGAGGGGAGTTCTCTGGCGGCGGTCGGCCTGCTGCGGCCGGACATGAAACCGGGGGACAAGGAAGATCCCTACATCTTCGCCATCAAGATCCCCTATCTCCTCTCGCTGCTGGCCAACCGCGACCCCCACAGCTTTGTGCCCGGCATCAACGACCTCGTTTATGGCAACCCGGAACAGAACATCATCGGTGTTAATGACCGCATGATCGAGGGCAAAACCGCTATCGAGCAGCTGGCTCTTTACAAAGAAGCCAGGGCCAGCGGTGACGAGGCGGTGGCCTCCGCGGCACTGGCGCGCTTTGAGGCGACCAGCCAGAGCCTCGGCTACGGCTATCTCAGCAGTCCTGAGCAGGCCGTCCCCCCCGTGGCCCTCAATTTCTACAGTTTCCGGATCATGGTAGCGCTGGGCACCTTCTTCCCCCTGCTCTTTCTGGCCTACCTCTTCTTCACGTTCCGTGGCACCATCGCCAACCAGAAGTGGCTGCTGATGGTGGGTGTCGTCTCCCTCTTCCTCGGCTACATCGCCCAGGAAGCCGGCTGGATCGTGGCAGAAGTCGGTCGCCAGCCCTGGGCCATTCAGGGACTGCTGCCGGTACATGTTGCCACCTCCAATCTCACCACCGCGACAGTTCAGACCACCTTCTTCATGTTCCTGGGACTTTTCACCCTGTTGCTGATTGCAGAAATCCGCATCATGCTGAAGCAGATTCACATCGGACCGGAGGGGAAATAA